A window of the Longimicrobiales bacterium genome harbors these coding sequences:
- the thiI gene encoding tRNA uracil 4-sulfurtransferase ThiI encodes MGEPQVTIMVRLAAEVTIKSPRTRTAFLRRLRRNMGDALRAADIQYRIEPIWGRIFVRASSHLALPVLARVFGISSISYVERETNADLDTIVADATEHFRESVAGRKFAVRARRTGRHSFRSLDIEQQLGAALLPFSAGVDLSRPEVTAYVEVRDEKAYLFSERIPGAGGLPLGVEGNAISLLSGGFDSAVSSWLLLKRGVSLDYVFCNLGGDAYERAVVQVGKSIADDWSYGTRPHLHVIDFAPVLEELRAKTRPSYWQVVLKRLMYRAACIVAETRNADAIVTGEAVGQVSSQTLSNLRAIEAASALPVLRPLIGFDKEEIIDRAKAIGTAALSEQVREYCAIAPGHPVTGTTIARVDDEDVKMDPTVLERVVAERRILDLRALLPADLAAPYLFIEDVPEGAVIIDTRSKAQYRTWHLKNARHMEEWELLRDFKRLDRKPTYVLYCSHGIQTAYLAERMQRQGYEAYSFRGGVRGVMRYAQEKGLNLSLLR; translated from the coding sequence ATGGGGGAACCGCAGGTCACGATCATGGTCCGTCTCGCGGCGGAAGTGACGATCAAGTCGCCGCGCACGCGCACCGCGTTTCTGCGCCGGCTGCGTCGCAACATGGGCGATGCCCTGCGCGCGGCCGACATCCAGTACCGTATCGAGCCGATCTGGGGGCGCATCTTCGTGCGCGCGTCGTCGCACCTGGCGCTCCCCGTGCTGGCCCGGGTCTTCGGCATCAGCTCGATATCCTACGTCGAGCGCGAGACGAACGCCGACCTCGACACGATCGTGGCCGATGCGACCGAGCACTTCCGTGAGTCGGTCGCCGGGAGGAAGTTTGCCGTCCGCGCCCGCCGCACGGGCCGCCACTCGTTCCGGTCGCTCGACATCGAGCAGCAGCTCGGCGCCGCGCTCCTGCCGTTCTCCGCGGGCGTCGACCTGTCCAGACCGGAAGTCACTGCGTACGTCGAGGTGCGTGACGAGAAGGCCTATCTGTTCTCCGAACGCATCCCTGGCGCCGGCGGCCTGCCGCTCGGTGTCGAAGGCAACGCCATATCGCTGCTGTCGGGAGGATTCGACTCCGCCGTCTCGTCCTGGCTGCTGCTGAAGCGCGGCGTCTCACTCGACTACGTCTTCTGCAATCTCGGCGGCGACGCGTACGAGCGCGCGGTCGTGCAGGTCGGCAAATCGATCGCCGACGACTGGAGCTACGGCACGCGGCCGCACCTGCACGTGATCGACTTCGCGCCCGTGCTCGAGGAGCTGCGCGCGAAGACCCGTCCTTCGTACTGGCAGGTGGTGCTCAAGCGACTCATGTACCGTGCCGCCTGCATCGTCGCGGAGACGCGCAATGCCGACGCCATCGTGACAGGCGAGGCGGTCGGTCAGGTATCATCGCAGACGCTCTCGAACCTGCGCGCGATCGAAGCGGCCTCGGCGCTGCCCGTGCTCCGCCCGCTCATCGGCTTCGACAAGGAAGAAATCATCGATCGCGCCAAGGCAATCGGCACCGCCGCACTGTCCGAGCAGGTCAGGGAGTACTGCGCGATTGCGCCCGGACATCCCGTCACCGGCACCACCATCGCACGGGTCGATGACGAGGATGTGAAGATGGACCCGACCGTGCTCGAGCGCGTCGTCGCCGAACGTCGCATCCTCGACCTGCGCGCACTCCTCCCCGCCGACCTGGCCGCGCCCTACCTGTTCATCGAGGACGTGCCGGAAGGCGCGGTCATCATCGACACACGATCGAAGGCGCAGTACCGCACGTGGCACCTCAAGAACGCGCGTCACATGGAGGAGTGGGAGCTGCTGCGTGATTTCAAGCGGCTCGACAGGAAGCCTACCTATGTACTGTACTGCTCACACGGCATCCAGACCGCATACCTCGCGGAGCGCATGCAGCGGCAGGGCTACGAGGCCTACTCCTTCCGCGGCGGAGTACGCGGCGTGATGCGTTACGCGCAGGAGAAGGGGTTGAACCTGTCGCTGTTGCGCTAG
- a CDS encoding methylated-DNA--[protein]-cysteine S-methyltransferase, whose product MSTFTERVYAMVRRVPRGQVVSYGGVAALLGHPRAARGVGQALRALPDDADVPWWRVINRNGEISIRSDFHAPQLQRALLEGEGVEFGGNGRVDWKRFGWDGQPEPEQPEQPEQPEQPDAAPLLPNGAHAHARDPGSPAGTDEGAHAAVPMSHFAERVPRPK is encoded by the coding sequence ATGAGCACGTTCACGGAGCGCGTGTATGCCATGGTGCGGCGTGTTCCGCGGGGGCAGGTGGTCAGCTACGGCGGCGTCGCGGCGCTGCTCGGTCACCCGCGCGCGGCGCGCGGCGTGGGCCAGGCGCTGCGTGCCCTGCCGGACGACGCGGACGTCCCGTGGTGGCGTGTCATCAATCGCAATGGCGAGATCTCCATCCGCAGCGACTTCCACGCGCCGCAGCTCCAGCGCGCGCTGCTCGAAGGCGAGGGTGTGGAGTTCGGCGGGAACGGCCGGGTCGACTGGAAGAGGTTCGGCTGGGATGGACAGCCGGAGCCGGAGCAGCCGGAGCAGCCGGAGCAGCCGGAGCAGCCGGACGCGGCACCCCTTCTGCCGAATGGCGCGCATGCCCATGCGCGAGACCCTGGGTCTCCGGCCGGCACCGACGAGGGGGCTCACGCAGCAGTTCCAATGAGCCATTTTGCAGAACGGGTGCCGCGTCCGAAATGA